The following are encoded in a window of Caldicellulosiruptor danielii genomic DNA:
- the tsaE gene encoding tRNA (adenosine(37)-N6)-threonylcarbamoyltransferase complex ATPase subunit type 1 TsaE has product MKEIMSYSYDETVSIGYNIGRNLFKGAIVTLEGDLGSGKTVLTRGIAKAFGIEDISSPTFTIFHVYEGKDGILVYHFDIYRIEETELEDIGYEEYFYGDGIVIIEWADKLKRLRPKEYLKVEIQKIDEDVRKILITGVGEKYKSVEDVIEKDEDIGD; this is encoded by the coding sequence ATGAAGGAGATAATGTCTTATTCGTATGATGAGACAGTGTCGATTGGCTATAACATTGGAAGAAATCTTTTCAAAGGTGCTATTGTTACCTTAGAAGGTGATCTTGGTAGCGGAAAAACTGTACTAACACGTGGAATTGCCAAGGCTTTTGGAATTGAAGATATTTCGAGCCCAACGTTTACTATATTTCATGTGTATGAAGGAAAAGATGGCATTTTAGTTTATCATTTTGATATTTACAGGATTGAAGAGACAGAGCTTGAGGATATAGGGTATGAGGAGTATTTTTATGGTGATGGTATTGTGATAATTGAGTGGGCTGATAAGTTAAAAAGACTTCGTCCCAAAGAATATTTAAAGGTTGAGATTCAGAAGATAGACGAAGATGTTCGAAAAATATTGATAACAGGTGTTGGAGAAAAATACAAAAGTGTTGAGGATGTGATAGAAA
- the queD gene encoding 6-carboxytetrahydropterin synthase QueD: MLLKKIFKFDAAHNLTKYNGKCENLHGHTYKLVVTVEGKPDDQDMVIDFVLLKKIVQNEVIDILDHAYINDIIENPTAENIAKWIWKKLSKKIEEQGCRLYEIEVWETEDSSVIYRGEDE, from the coding sequence CATAATCTCACAAAGTACAATGGAAAATGTGAAAACCTTCACGGGCACACATACAAGCTTGTTGTGACAGTGGAAGGAAAACCCGATGACCAGGACATGGTAATAGACTTTGTGCTTTTAAAAAAGATTGTACAGAATGAAGTGATTGACATCTTAGACCATGCATATATAAACGATATTATAGAAAATCCTACTGCTGAGAACATTGCAAAGTGGATATGGAAAAAACTTAGCAAAAAAATAGAAGAACAAGGCTGCAGACTTTACGAAATTGAAGTTTGGGAGACAGAAGACAGCAGCGTCATATACAGGGGTGAAGATGAATGA
- a CDS encoding amidohydrolase, translating into MDILIKNAKIYTMDEKGIIEKGDVLVKDGKIVLIDKNIHVQDAQVIDATGRLVFPGFIDAHSHIGMWEDSVGFEGADGNEDSDPVTPHLRAIDAINPFDRSFEEAIEGGVTCVATGPGSANVIGGQFCVIKTFGKRVDKMVVKEPAAMKVAFGENPKSVYHEKHQMPQTRMATAAILREALFKAREYLNKKLEAQQDEEKDMPEFDMKSESLIKVLTKEIPLKAHAHRADDIFTAIRIAKEFDVNLTLDHVTDGYLIVDELKQENVPCIVGPNLTDRSKIELKNLDFKNPGILSENGILVAIMTDHPVIPQKYLVLCCALACKSGMDEIEALKAITINPAKILGIDNRVGSIKEGKDADIVIYRGHPFDIFSEVEYVLIDGKVVYHRK; encoded by the coding sequence ATGGACATTTTAATAAAAAATGCAAAAATCTATACAATGGATGAGAAAGGAATTATTGAAAAAGGCGATGTATTAGTAAAAGATGGGAAAATAGTATTAATTGATAAGAATATACATGTTCAGGATGCTCAAGTAATAGATGCAACAGGAAGGCTTGTCTTTCCGGGGTTTATAGATGCCCACTCTCACATAGGAATGTGGGAAGATTCTGTCGGATTTGAAGGTGCTGATGGAAACGAAGACTCAGACCCTGTAACGCCACACCTGAGAGCAATTGATGCTATAAATCCGTTTGATAGAAGTTTTGAAGAAGCAATTGAGGGTGGGGTTACATGTGTTGCAACAGGACCGGGAAGTGCCAATGTGATAGGCGGGCAGTTTTGTGTCATCAAGACGTTTGGCAAGAGAGTTGACAAAATGGTTGTGAAAGAACCTGCTGCAATGAAGGTTGCGTTTGGTGAAAATCCGAAAAGCGTGTATCACGAAAAACACCAGATGCCTCAAACACGCATGGCAACTGCTGCAATCTTAAGAGAAGCACTTTTTAAAGCAAGAGAGTACTTAAACAAAAAACTTGAGGCTCAGCAGGATGAGGAAAAAGATATGCCAGAATTTGACATGAAAAGTGAGAGCCTTATAAAGGTTCTGACAAAAGAAATTCCGCTGAAAGCACATGCTCACAGAGCAGATGATATATTCACAGCAATAAGGATTGCAAAAGAATTTGATGTAAATCTCACCCTTGACCATGTGACAGACGGATATTTGATTGTGGATGAACTAAAACAAGAAAATGTCCCATGTATTGTTGGACCGAATCTTACTGATAGGTCAAAGATTGAGCTTAAAAACCTTGATTTTAAAAATCCAGGCATACTTTCCGAAAACGGTATTCTTGTTGCTATTATGACCGACCATCCTGTCATTCCACAAAAATATCTTGTTTTATGTTGCGCGCTTGCATGCAAAAGTGGAATGGATGAGATAGAGGCTCTAAAAGCAATTACCATAAACCCTGCGAAGATTTTAGGAATTGACAACAGAGTTGGAAGTATAAAGGAAGGTAAAGATGCTGATATTGTAATATACAGGGGTCATCCTTTTGACATATTTTCTGAGGTTGAATATGTCTTGATTGATGGTAAAGTTGTATATCATCGCAAATAA
- the folE2 gene encoding GTP cyclohydrolase FolE2, with amino-acid sequence MIDVQSQKDLRGISIQKVGIKDLNWPIVVMDRENKTQTTIARITAAAELKGDIRGTHMSRFIEAIDELKVVGPKEIEKLLDKIKEKLNSEKAYIRFDFPYFINKRTPVTATLSPLKVDCYFEAEKDQKFDLKTGVIVPVHTLCPCSKEISEYGAHNQRAYVTIEVRMKKFMWIEELVEIAEASASCPLYSILKRPDEKWVTERAYQNPRFVEDLLREVVLKIKENGRIKWYKVFVESIESIHNHNAFAYVEGEIRK; translated from the coding sequence ATGATTGATGTTCAGAGCCAGAAAGACCTTCGCGGCATCAGTATTCAAAAAGTTGGAATAAAGGATTTAAACTGGCCAATTGTTGTAATGGATAGAGAAAACAAAACTCAGACAACAATTGCAAGAATCACCGCTGCAGCAGAGCTAAAAGGTGATATTAGAGGCACGCACATGTCCCGGTTCATTGAAGCTATAGATGAGCTGAAAGTTGTTGGACCAAAGGAGATAGAAAAGCTTTTGGATAAAATAAAAGAAAAGCTGAATTCAGAAAAAGCCTATATAAGGTTTGATTTTCCTTACTTTATCAACAAAAGAACACCTGTGACAGCAACGCTTTCACCACTTAAAGTTGACTGTTATTTTGAAGCAGAAAAAGATCAGAAATTTGACCTGAAAACTGGTGTGATTGTTCCTGTTCACACTCTGTGTCCATGCTCAAAAGAAATTTCAGAGTATGGAGCTCACAACCAGAGAGCTTATGTGACAATAGAAGTGAGAATGAAAAAGTTTATGTGGATTGAAGAACTTGTTGAGATTGCAGAAGCTTCTGCATCGTGCCCTCTTTATTCTATTTTAAAAAGACCTGATGAGAAATGGGTAACAGAGAGAGCTTACCAGAACCCTCGCTTTGTTGAAGACCTTTTGAGAGAGGTTGTTTTAAAAATAAAGGAAAATGGGCGAATTAAATGGTATAAGGTTTTTGTTGAGTCAATTGAGAGTATTCACAACCACAATGCCTTTGCGTATGTTGAAGGTGAAATAAGAAAATGA